A portion of the Clostridium gelidum genome contains these proteins:
- a CDS encoding SEC-C metal-binding domain-containing protein: MKAKCYYCNKELTERTIKRHMKNCSEMEKRIDEKRTTDENLRNQFIIAIKPKYTGNDYCIYLSIDGTLGLVHIDQFIRDIWVECCDHLSGFRIRGKFYQDHSMNTRLNDILDIDEKFEYEYDFGSTTHLILEVVDIRLVPSSFSQIEIIARNHDIKHECETCGAEAKYFNYEKDEWECENCIDENNDMISEFEYCNSPRDGVCGYEGHKEAENMYLPGNTKKYKLSKKNMKVQDDYKSISAYEDDIFEDSPDMEYAFDDLLSKSKIIVNKAFNRGIYSFDINELISDLSKDTVYDIAKYLGMTKISSLNKSKLVEKLLCEYEGLIEERMSLFDEERYKLLKSYGDNNGIKAFNEISEENLYKIGYFLQNGMLFSAVKDEELVILMPEVVQKLVKEKNNIQYRSMIKVNSEIVNLYRGMNKAYGLLKFKDIKELFKRYSPYKESAEHIESNSLYESQKYRIEDVITKAEDYYREYEIQGIFFINCYIDNWVDLLKEIEQQIKVNYTMISKEDLLAMSDDNYIYESQFGSAFFKEFLSMFSMEEDILEGLMESLYLEIQENELEAVMTEILEQLEDDNKEIKEFMSNSVGKFLRNIRLWRFKGANLNEKKPNIIRSEKQKIVRRNDPCLCGSGKKYKNCCAKDGNVIKLF; the protein is encoded by the coding sequence TTGAAGGCAAAATGTTATTATTGCAATAAAGAATTAACTGAAAGAACTATTAAAAGACATATGAAAAATTGTAGTGAAATGGAAAAGAGAATAGATGAAAAAAGAACTACAGACGAAAATCTAAGAAATCAATTTATTATAGCTATTAAACCTAAATACACTGGAAATGATTATTGCATATACTTATCAATAGATGGAACATTAGGATTAGTACATATAGATCAATTTATAAGAGATATTTGGGTAGAGTGTTGTGATCATTTAAGTGGTTTTAGAATTAGAGGAAAGTTTTATCAAGATCATTCAATGAATACTAGATTAAATGATATTTTAGATATTGATGAGAAATTCGAATATGAATATGATTTTGGAAGTACTACACATTTAATTTTAGAAGTAGTGGATATAAGATTAGTACCTAGTAGTTTTTCTCAAATAGAAATAATAGCAAGAAATCATGATATTAAGCATGAATGTGAAACTTGTGGAGCAGAAGCTAAGTATTTTAACTATGAAAAAGATGAATGGGAATGTGAAAACTGTATTGATGAAAATAATGATATGATATCTGAATTTGAATATTGTAATTCGCCAAGAGATGGTGTTTGTGGTTATGAAGGACATAAAGAAGCTGAAAATATGTATTTACCTGGTAATACTAAGAAATATAAACTTTCTAAAAAGAATATGAAAGTGCAAGATGATTATAAAAGCATATCAGCTTATGAAGATGATATTTTTGAAGATTCACCAGATATGGAGTATGCATTTGATGACTTATTAAGTAAAAGTAAAATCATTGTAAATAAAGCATTTAATAGAGGAATATATTCCTTTGACATAAATGAATTAATAAGTGATTTATCGAAAGATACTGTATATGATATAGCTAAGTATCTTGGTATGACTAAAATATCAAGTTTAAATAAAAGTAAATTAGTAGAGAAATTACTATGTGAATATGAAGGATTAATTGAAGAAAGAATGTCTTTATTTGATGAAGAAAGATACAAACTTTTAAAGAGTTATGGGGATAACAATGGAATAAAAGCCTTTAATGAAATATCTGAAGAGAATTTATATAAGATAGGATACTTTTTGCAAAATGGTATGCTTTTCTCAGCAGTTAAAGATGAAGAACTAGTAATATTAATGCCAGAAGTTGTTCAAAAGTTAGTTAAAGAAAAAAACAATATACAATATAGAAGTATGATAAAAGTTAATAGTGAAATAGTAAATCTTTATAGAGGTATGAATAAAGCTTATGGACTTCTTAAATTTAAAGATATAAAAGAATTATTTAAAAGATATTCACCTTATAAAGAGAGTGCGGAGCACATAGAGAGCAATTCACTTTATGAATCCCAGAAATATAGAATAGAAGATGTAATAACGAAAGCAGAAGATTATTATAGAGAATATGAGATTCAAGGAATATTTTTTATAAACTGCTACATAGATAATTGGGTAGATTTATTAAAAGAAATAGAACAACAAATAAAGGTTAATTATACTATGATTTCAAAAGAAGATTTATTAGCGATGTCAGATGATAATTATATTTATGAATCACAGTTTGGAAGCGCATTTTTTAAAGAATTTCTTAGTATGTTTAGTATGGAAGAAGATATTTTAGAAGGATTGATGGAATCTTTATACTTAGAAATTCAAGAAAATGAATTAGAAGCTGTTATGACTGAAATATTAGAACAATTAGAAGATGATAATAAAGAAATTAAAGAGTTTATGAGTAACAGCGTTGGAAAATTTCTAAGAAATATTAGATTATGGAGATTTAAGGGTGCTAATCTTAATGAAAAAAAACCAAACATAATAAGGAGTGAAAAACAAAAGATTGTAAGACGAAATGATCCTTGTTTATGTGGAAGTGGTAAAAAATATAAAAATTGTTGTGCTAAAGATGGCAATGTAATAAAGTTGTTTTAG
- a CDS encoding aldo/keto reductase, with protein MIYNRCGNSGLKLPAISLGLWHNFGENDIFANSEAILKKAFELGITHFDLANNYGRPADGSAEETFGRILKKNYTSYDRDKMAISTKAGYDMWEGPYGDGGSKKYLVASLDQSLRRMGLDYVDIFYHHRYDPETPLEETMAALDLMVRQGKALYVGISNYGPEETKRASEILKKLGTPCLINQLRYSMFDRHIEGKQFEVHREEGIGTIAFVPLAQGLLTDKYINGIPKDSRIGRNGLYLHESDVTEEKIKKVVVLNEIAKERGQSLAQMALAWDLRGDVTSVLIGASRPSQVEDNVKALNNLEFSKDELDRIDEILK; from the coding sequence ATGATATATAACAGATGTGGAAACAGTGGACTTAAATTACCAGCTATATCTTTAGGGTTGTGGCATAACTTTGGTGAAAACGATATATTTGCAAACAGTGAAGCGATTTTAAAAAAGGCATTTGAGCTTGGAATAACACATTTTGATTTAGCTAATAACTATGGTAGGCCAGCTGATGGTTCAGCAGAAGAAACTTTTGGAAGAATATTAAAGAAAAATTATACTTCTTATGATAGAGATAAAATGGCTATATCAACAAAAGCTGGTTATGATATGTGGGAAGGACCTTATGGAGATGGTGGTTCTAAGAAATATTTAGTTGCAAGTTTAGATCAAAGTCTAAGACGTATGGGACTTGATTATGTGGATATATTTTATCATCACAGATATGATCCAGAAACACCACTGGAAGAAACAATGGCAGCTTTAGATTTAATGGTTAGACAAGGCAAGGCTCTATATGTTGGAATATCAAATTATGGACCAGAAGAAACTAAGAGAGCATCAGAAATCTTAAAGAAACTAGGAACACCGTGTCTTATAAATCAACTTAGATATTCAATGTTTGATAGACATATTGAAGGGAAGCAATTTGAAGTTCATAGAGAAGAAGGTATTGGAACTATAGCATTTGTACCACTAGCTCAAGGATTACTTACTGATAAATATATTAATGGAATTCCAAAGGATTCAAGAATAGGAAGGAACGGGCTGTATTTACATGAAAGTGATGTAACGGAAGAAAAGATAAAAAAGGTTGTTGTACTTAATGAAATAGCAAAAGAAAGAGGCCAAAGTCTTGCGCAAATGGCACTTGCTTGGGATTTAAGAGGAGATGTAACTTCAGTATTAATTGGAGCGAGCAGACCATCACAAGTTGAGGACAATGTAAAGGCACTGAATAATTTAGAATTTTCTAAAGATGAATTAGATAGAATCGATGAAATTTTAAAATAA
- a CDS encoding ABC transporter ATP-binding protein yields the protein MSSIKWIFGYINKYKFRFYVALSAVLLSSLISMVNPYLSGKLVDEVIIKNNGNALIPILGSMIIATILKTIIRYTYQMTFEFVSQNVIFELRQNMYNKLQELDLDYYNKTRTGDIMARMTGDMDAVRHFVAWVIYNIFENVTVFIFAIVSMFIINVKFTLLMFALTPLVAFCAYKFAKQANPIFFGIREQFSKLNTVVQENISGNRVVKAFAKEDYETSKFEEKNKAYMDANMELANVAQKYLPMLNALSNIFTIVMILAGGIFVINEQLTMGELVMFNGLIWAINNPMNMVGWLINDAQRFIAAARKMKILVNEETKIKNPIDGIEPKKLKGEIEFRNVSFEYDYEPILKDISFKVKPGQTIAIFGQTGAGKSTIINLIERFYDATSGEILIDGIDIRKYNLQALRKDISISMQDVFLFSNTIEENISYGVSEADNSKVTWAAEMADANNFIQKLSDSYETVVGERGVGLSGGQKQRITLARSIIKDPSILILDDTTSALDVETEAMIQKNLNTVYKAATCFIIAHRISSIKDSDLILVLDEGKIVESGTHKELLNNKGHYYGVYKAQYGDYLDEVNGEKNKEVV from the coding sequence ATGAGTAGCATTAAATGGATTTTTGGTTATATTAATAAATACAAATTTAGATTTTATGTTGCACTTTCAGCAGTATTATTAAGCTCATTAATATCTATGGTAAATCCATATTTAAGCGGAAAATTAGTGGATGAAGTAATAATAAAGAATAATGGTAATGCTTTGATTCCTATATTAGGGTCAATGATTATAGCTACCATTTTAAAAACAATTATTAGGTATACTTATCAAATGACCTTTGAATTTGTATCTCAAAATGTAATATTTGAACTTAGGCAAAATATGTATAATAAATTACAAGAATTAGATTTGGACTATTATAACAAAACAAGAACAGGGGATATAATGGCAAGAATGACAGGAGACATGGATGCAGTTAGACATTTTGTTGCCTGGGTTATATATAATATTTTTGAAAATGTTACTGTTTTTATATTTGCAATAGTCAGTATGTTTATTATAAATGTTAAATTTACTTTACTCATGTTTGCATTAACACCGTTAGTTGCTTTTTGTGCATATAAATTTGCGAAACAAGCAAACCCAATATTTTTTGGAATAAGAGAACAATTCTCAAAACTAAATACAGTAGTGCAGGAAAATATAAGTGGAAATAGAGTTGTTAAAGCCTTTGCAAAAGAGGATTATGAAACTTCAAAATTTGAAGAGAAAAATAAAGCATATATGGATGCTAATATGGAGCTTGCAAATGTTGCGCAAAAATATCTGCCTATGCTTAACGCTCTATCAAATATATTTACAATTGTCATGATTTTGGCAGGAGGAATATTTGTTATAAATGAACAGTTAACTATGGGAGAGTTAGTAATGTTTAATGGCCTTATTTGGGCAATAAACAATCCAATGAATATGGTGGGATGGCTTATTAATGATGCTCAAAGATTTATAGCAGCTGCTAGAAAAATGAAAATATTAGTTAACGAAGAAACAAAAATAAAAAATCCAATTGATGGAATAGAACCTAAGAAGTTAAAAGGTGAAATTGAATTCAGGAATGTTAGCTTTGAATATGACTATGAACCTATTTTGAAAGACATAAGCTTTAAAGTAAAACCTGGACAAACTATTGCGATTTTTGGACAAACTGGTGCAGGTAAATCTACAATAATTAATTTAATAGAGAGATTTTATGATGCAACTTCTGGAGAAATATTAATAGATGGAATAGACATAAGGAAATATAATCTACAAGCCTTAAGAAAAGATATTTCAATATCAATGCAAGATGTATTTTTATTTTCCAATACAATAGAAGAAAATATTAGTTATGGAGTATCAGAAGCAGATAATAGTAAAGTAACTTGGGCTGCTGAGATGGCTGATGCCAATAACTTTATTCAAAAATTATCGGATTCTTATGAAACAGTAGTAGGAGAAAGAGGTGTAGGGTTATCTGGAGGACAAAAACAAAGAATAACACTTGCAAGATCAATAATAAAGGACCCTTCAATATTAATATTAGATGATACTACCTCAGCCTTAGATGTAGAAACTGAAGCTATGATTCAAAAGAATCTAAATACAGTATATAAAGCCGCAACTTGCTTCATAATAGCTCACAGAATTTCATCTATAAAAGATTCAGATTTAATTTTGGTTCTAGATGAAGGAAAGATAGTAGAAAGTGGTACACATAAAGAATTATTAAATAATAAAGGACATTACTATGGTGTTTATAAAGCACAGTATGGTGACTATTTGGATGAAGTAAATGGTGAAAAGAACAAGGAGGTGGTATAA
- a CDS encoding mannose-1-phosphate guanylyltransferase, whose amino-acid sequence MIYGLILAGGKGSRLYPLSRAGKPKQFLKLINDKSFLVNTVDRIIPIINRDNIYVVTNMEYREKVKNELIGIKDENIFLEPANKETATCIGLSAVKLLKQDANAVMVVLPSDHYIQGEKNYIDTLSQAIEMANKRRCIVTLGIEPSRPETGYGYIEMGETTTGNISTYKIARFTEKPNLEVAKDFILKGTYLWNSGMFIFRADVILREIEKYLPKLHKPLMEIYKNLGEENEEEVIKEQYEFIDGISIDFGVMQKTRKAYVIKCDFSWDDMGSFGALSRLLGTYRNNNISSNVYIDECENCSIFGDENLIIGFGIKDLVIVDAGDVILVMDKNKDQEIKHLLNKLNEQSKYNKFL is encoded by the coding sequence GTGATATACGGGCTGATTTTAGCTGGAGGTAAGGGCAGTAGACTATATCCTCTATCAAGAGCCGGAAAGCCAAAACAATTTTTAAAGCTTATTAACGATAAGAGCTTTTTAGTTAACACTGTTGATAGGATAATACCAATAATTAATAGAGATAATATTTATGTCGTGACGAATATGGAATACAGAGAAAAAGTTAAAAATGAGCTTATAGGAATAAAAGATGAGAATATTTTTTTGGAACCTGCTAATAAGGAAACTGCTACATGTATAGGTTTATCTGCAGTAAAGCTATTAAAACAAGATGCTAATGCAGTTATGGTTGTACTACCATCAGATCACTATATTCAAGGTGAGAAGAATTATATAGATACGTTATCTCAAGCAATTGAGATGGCGAATAAGAGAAGATGTATTGTTACATTAGGAATCGAGCCAAGTAGACCTGAAACAGGATATGGTTATATAGAAATGGGTGAGACAACTACTGGGAATATATCAACCTATAAGATAGCTAGATTCACTGAAAAACCTAATTTAGAGGTTGCCAAGGATTTTATATTAAAGGGAACTTATTTATGGAATTCTGGAATGTTTATATTTAGAGCAGATGTTATCTTAAGAGAAATAGAAAAATATCTACCTAAATTGCATAAACCACTTATGGAAATATATAAGAATTTGGGCGAGGAAAATGAGGAAGAGGTTATAAAGGAACAATATGAATTTATAGATGGAATATCCATAGATTTTGGAGTTATGCAGAAAACAAGGAAGGCATATGTAATAAAATGCGATTTTAGTTGGGATGATATGGGTAGTTTTGGAGCTTTAAGTAGGTTGCTCGGTACCTATAGAAATAATAATATATCTTCAAATGTTTATATTGATGAATGCGAGAATTGCTCCATATTTGGAGATGAGAATTTAATAATTGGATTTGGGATAAAGGATTTAGTCATAGTTGATGCAGGAGATGTAATACTTGTAATGGATAAAAATAAAGATCAAGAAATAAAACATTTATTAAATAAGCTTAATGAACAAAGTAAATATAATAAATTTTTATAA
- a CDS encoding AraC family transcriptional regulator — translation MDYTKMMDINKLNLINNLDLKLYYCGTENCSPNHCWGPAIKEHFKIHYIHKGKGVFRLGNETYHLKEGQGFLICPSVISYYKADDKEPWSYSWCAFDGINAEAYLARANLTIKNPILEYNKDDKVSKCFEKMVQAINMEKSSDLRLQSLLYLFLATIIDEAVLDPSYKEFKTNKNMYINNAIDFVQINYSRKIRISEVAKFIGLDRKYISKLFKDIVGITIQDYLISFRINKAKEMMKDRQLSIGDISRSVGYDNPLIFSKTFKKINGLSPSKYRDSIE, via the coding sequence ATGGATTATACAAAAATGATGGATATAAATAAATTAAACCTAATAAATAATTTGGATTTAAAGTTATATTACTGTGGTACAGAGAATTGTAGTCCTAATCATTGTTGGGGTCCTGCAATTAAGGAACATTTTAAAATACATTATATACACAAAGGTAAGGGCGTTTTTAGATTGGGAAATGAAACTTATCACTTAAAAGAGGGACAAGGATTTCTTATATGTCCAAGTGTTATTTCATATTATAAAGCAGATGATAAGGAACCTTGGAGCTACTCATGGTGTGCATTTGATGGGATTAATGCAGAAGCATACTTAGCTCGAGCTAATTTAACAATTAAAAATCCCATTCTTGAATATAACAAAGATGATAAGGTAAGTAAATGTTTCGAAAAAATGGTGCAAGCTATTAATATGGAAAAGAGCAGTGATTTAAGATTGCAGAGTTTGTTGTATCTTTTTTTAGCAACTATAATTGATGAAGCAGTTTTAGATCCATCTTATAAAGAGTTTAAAACAAATAAGAATATGTATATAAATAATGCAATTGATTTTGTACAAATTAATTATTCTCGTAAAATAAGAATTTCTGAAGTGGCAAAATTTATAGGTTTGGATAGAAAATATATTTCAAAATTATTTAAAGATATAGTTGGAATTACTATTCAAGACTATTTGATAAGTTTTAGAATAAATAAAGCTAAAGAAATGATGAAAGACAGACAACTATCAATAGGAGATATATCACGTTCTGTAGGTTATGATAATCCATTAATATTCTCAAAAACATTCAAAAAAATTAATGGATTATCGCCAAGTAAATATAGGGATTCCATTGAATAG
- a CDS encoding AraC family transcriptional regulator, whose protein sequence is MCNVGVAIENFNPEILYAFNCYNKDFLNGKYHCHDFIEFSYVVSGSVNYRIDDKFHKINEKTLLVFNPGVYHQESLSKGEETTELHIGFRNIKVDGLPLNYILKEHFDAPLEFKQYKEDFHKCCLEIIEEQNACEIGKELILKSLIMKLIALFLKETNYVKNTKKIDRYDFPFYDKSNVVKIILEYFDNNYMNNVSLDDMSRNMYLSSVYISKVFKEKTGESPINYLINLRLEKAKDLLISTESQIKSIAQAVGYNDAYYFSKLFKKYYGHSPCKFRAINK, encoded by the coding sequence GTGTGTAATGTAGGTGTTGCTATTGAAAATTTTAATCCCGAAATCTTATATGCATTTAATTGTTATAACAAGGATTTCCTAAACGGTAAGTATCACTGTCATGATTTCATAGAATTTAGCTATGTAGTATCAGGGAGTGTAAATTATAGAATAGATGATAAATTTCATAAAATTAATGAAAAGACTCTCCTAGTTTTTAATCCTGGAGTATATCATCAAGAGTCTTTGAGTAAGGGTGAAGAAACCACAGAACTTCATATTGGATTTCGTAATATTAAAGTTGACGGACTTCCTCTTAATTATATTTTGAAAGAACACTTTGATGCTCCATTAGAATTTAAGCAATATAAAGAGGACTTTCATAAATGTTGTTTAGAAATAATAGAAGAGCAAAACGCGTGCGAGATTGGGAAAGAACTTATTTTAAAAAGTCTTATAATGAAATTAATTGCTCTTTTCCTTAAAGAAACTAATTATGTTAAAAACACAAAGAAAATTGATAGATATGATTTTCCATTTTATGATAAATCTAATGTAGTGAAAATAATTCTAGAATATTTTGATAATAATTATATGAACAATGTTTCCTTAGATGATATGTCTAGAAACATGTATTTAAGTTCTGTCTACATTTCTAAAGTATTTAAAGAAAAGACAGGTGAATCACCTATAAATTACTTAATAAATCTTAGATTAGAAAAAGCTAAAGATTTACTTATTTCTACTGAATCGCAAATAAAATCTATCGCTCAAGCTGTAGGTTATAATGATGCATATTATTTTAGTAAATTATTCAAAAAATACTATGGACATTCTCCTTGTAAATTTAGAGCAATTAATAAGTAA
- a CDS encoding SEC-C metal-binding domain-containing protein produces the protein MKEKNDYNKKSNHGKTKENKDNCIDIRMCTKEKIENNKCKNCGEEASYFSSENNGWLCENCRSIEEKLDKLADKMEKKLSERVYSFDLNELINCLSKDEIYNIARNLGVNKISGFNKEKLIEKLLEEYKGLVEKRLLVFEEERYKILKSYVDSKGVKIFEDIDEEEADKSVYFIQQGILFPTAKDGISIFLMPEIVQELIRENNNIEYRRVIKANSEILNIVRGMNKAYGILRLKDAKEIIERYSNIENCEVEKLIREAGYYYNEYREEGIFIINNEIDDFEELLKDIDKETDLKYAMIPKEELLNMIEENWVYNSKAAKDFYKEFTNMFSVDKDMLIAMIEDLIFDVQENEPKDSVDQMLELINIENEDAKFVACNMMNKFVKKIRLWKYKGSSTNDIKSNLVSLKENKYIGRNDPCSCGSGKKYKKCCGKGEKVINIYK, from the coding sequence TTGAAAGAAAAGAACGATTATAATAAAAAATCAAATCATGGGAAAACAAAAGAAAATAAGGATAACTGTATTGATATAAGAATGTGTACTAAAGAAAAGATAGAAAATAATAAATGTAAAAACTGTGGAGAAGAAGCAAGTTATTTTAGTAGTGAAAATAATGGCTGGCTATGTGAGAATTGTAGAAGTATAGAAGAAAAGTTAGATAAACTTGCAGATAAAATGGAGAAAAAATTAAGTGAAAGAGTATATTCATTTGATCTAAATGAATTAATTAATTGCTTATCAAAAGATGAGATATATAATATAGCAAGAAATCTTGGTGTAAACAAGATATCAGGTTTCAATAAAGAAAAGTTAATTGAAAAATTACTTGAAGAATATAAGGGCTTAGTTGAAAAAAGACTTCTCGTATTTGAAGAAGAAAGATATAAAATTTTAAAAAGTTATGTGGACAGTAAGGGCGTAAAAATTTTTGAGGATATTGATGAAGAAGAAGCAGATAAGAGTGTATATTTTATACAACAAGGAATACTTTTCCCAACTGCAAAGGATGGGATATCAATATTTTTAATGCCTGAAATAGTACAAGAATTAATTAGAGAAAATAATAATATTGAATATAGACGTGTAATAAAAGCTAATAGTGAAATTTTAAATATCGTTAGGGGAATGAATAAGGCATATGGTATTTTAAGATTAAAAGATGCCAAAGAAATAATAGAAAGATATTCGAATATAGAAAATTGTGAAGTAGAAAAGTTAATTAGAGAAGCTGGATATTACTATAATGAATATAGAGAAGAAGGAATATTTATTATAAATAATGAAATAGATGATTTTGAAGAATTATTAAAGGATATAGATAAAGAAACGGATTTAAAATATGCCATGATTCCCAAAGAAGAATTATTGAATATGATTGAAGAAAATTGGGTTTATAATAGTAAAGCAGCAAAAGATTTTTATAAAGAATTTACTAATATGTTTAGTGTAGATAAAGATATGTTAATAGCTATGATAGAAGATTTGATTTTTGATGTTCAAGAAAATGAACCAAAGGATTCAGTAGATCAGATGTTAGAATTAATTAATATAGAAAATGAAGATGCTAAGTTTGTTGCATGTAATATGATGAATAAGTTTGTTAAGAAAATTAGGTTGTGGAAGTATAAGGGTTCAAGCACTAATGATATTAAATCAAATTTAGTTAGTTTAAAAGAAAATAAATATATTGGAAGAAATGATCCTTGTTCATGTGGTAGCGGTAAGAAGTATAAAAAATGTTGCGGCAAAGGTGAGAAGGTTATTAATATATATAAATAA
- a CDS encoding ABC transporter ATP-binding protein, translating to MARNKYDEDEELGTPFSWAYTKRLLSYVVPYKKEMIATLIVMLISSISTLLGPYLVMIAMDTNIPNKDVKGLIIVCIIFFITIIVSAWCMKYRIKTMTYVGQEVVKNIRTDIFNHLQKLPFSYYDSRPHGKILVRVVNYVNSLSDLLSNGLINLLTDLFSIFVIVGFMVFISPRLTLICMIGMPILAIIVALLARIQRRTSQAYSNKQSNLNAYIQESISGMKVTQAFAREEANAENFRTVSGETRSTWIKFVRTQLLLWPAIENTSVFTVALVYLIGVRSIGESITIGTLIAFVGYIWRFWNPIVNISNFYNTLIMAMAYLERIFETLDEPVNIANLPDAYEISEIEGHVQFKDVLFKYEDEDREILKNVSFNVNAGETIALVGPTGAGKTTIINLLSRFYDVTSGEVLVDGNNIRNVTLDSLRKQMGVMLQDTFIFSGNILDNIRYGKLDATEEEIINAAKAVKAHDFIVNLKDGYNTEVNERGSRLSVGQRQLISFARALLADPKILILDEATSSIDTKTEQALQEGLDRLLKGRTSFVIAHRLSTIKNATRIMVINDGQIIEQGSHDELMNIKGEYYELYTSQYEMVKAV from the coding sequence GTGGCAAGAAATAAATATGATGAGGATGAAGAATTAGGAACACCATTTAGCTGGGCGTATACTAAAAGACTATTGAGTTATGTGGTACCGTATAAAAAAGAAATGATTGCAACTCTTATAGTTATGCTTATATCTAGTATATCAACTTTACTTGGACCTTATTTAGTAATGATAGCCATGGATACTAACATTCCTAATAAAGATGTTAAAGGTCTTATTATAGTATGTATAATATTTTTTATTACTATAATAGTAAGTGCTTGGTGCATGAAATATAGAATAAAAACCATGACTTATGTAGGGCAGGAGGTTGTAAAAAATATTAGAACAGATATTTTCAATCATTTGCAAAAGCTACCTTTTTCATATTATGACAGTAGACCTCATGGAAAGATTTTGGTTAGAGTAGTTAATTACGTAAATTCCCTAAGTGACTTATTATCTAATGGGCTTATAAATTTGTTGACAGATTTATTCAGTATATTTGTAATTGTAGGGTTTATGGTATTTATAAGTCCTAGATTAACCTTAATATGTATGATTGGAATGCCTATTCTTGCCATAATTGTAGCATTACTTGCAAGGATTCAAAGAAGAACATCTCAAGCTTATAGCAATAAGCAATCTAATCTTAATGCTTATATACAAGAAAGTATAAGTGGAATGAAAGTTACTCAAGCATTTGCTAGAGAAGAAGCAAATGCTGAGAATTTTAGAACTGTAAGTGGTGAAACTAGAAGCACCTGGATTAAATTTGTAAGAACTCAATTATTATTGTGGCCAGCTATTGAAAATACTTCAGTATTTACAGTTGCATTAGTATATTTAATTGGAGTAAGATCAATTGGAGAGTCAATAACCATAGGTACACTTATAGCTTTTGTGGGATATATATGGAGATTTTGGAATCCAATAGTTAATATTTCTAACTTTTATAATACATTAATAATGGCTATGGCATATTTAGAAAGAATCTTTGAAACTTTAGATGAACCAGTAAATATAGCTAATTTACCAGATGCATATGAAATTTCAGAAATAGAAGGACATGTTCAATTTAAAGATGTATTATTTAAGTATGAAGATGAAGATAGAGAAATATTAAAGAATGTATCGTTTAATGTAAATGCAGGAGAAACTATAGCTTTAGTTGGACCTACAGGAGCTGGAAAGACAACAATTATAAATCTTTTAAGCAGGTTTTACGATGTAACATCTGGTGAAGTTTTAGTAGATGGTAATAATATAAGAAATGTAACTCTGGATTCTTTAAGAAAACAAATGGGTGTTATGCTTCAAGATACATTTATTTTCTCAGGAAATATACTAGACAATATAAGATATGGAAAATTAGATGCAACTGAAGAAGAAATTATAAATGCAGCTAAGGCAGTTAAAGCACATGATTTTATTGTTAATTTAAAAGATGGATATAATACAGAAGTTAATGAAAGAGGAAGCAGGCTTTCTGTAGGACAAAGACAGCTAATTTCATTTGCAAGAGCACTACTTGCAGACCCTAAAATATTAATTTTAGATGAAGCAACATCAAGTATAGATACCAAGACAGAACAAGCGCTTCAAGAAGGTTTGGATAGATTGCTTAAAGGAAGAACTTCATTTGTTATTGCCCATAGATTATCAACAATAAAAAATGCTACAAGAATAATGGTTATAAATGATGGGCAAATTATAGAACAAGGAAGTCATGATGAACTTATGAATATAAAAGGTGAATATTACGAACTTTATACATCACAATATGAGATGGTTAAAGCTGTATAG